In a genomic window of Bacillus sp. (in: firmicutes):
- a CDS encoding EAL domain-containing protein translates to MDALEVMANLERVLPHFQPIFSADEHTVIGYEVLGRYQSDTSCESLGHFFHNDDIPDDFKREVDQVIITKALEKAIDEQFEGLLFFNQSARLLMSDQGEQLLTTLQQYEQKGFPLSNIVLELTQENNLGEEGQLEHFIRYFRTYGVKFAISKHGQERIDLKSIANLSPDIIKIDLQSLRYELGNPTFKEIVYSLSMLARKIGASLLFEKIEMEFQFQFAWKNGGRFYQGYYLQKPQEVFVEKVLLKDKLKQLCQKFITHEKAKIEKVQELASTLNDKMSELIPKFKKQEKDYEGLLKQLAKEFSTMSFRFYVTDENGFQLSPNLFKSGNKWVVYPQYVGKNWSWRPYFLENIMKMRTDQRGILSDVYGDIETSELIRTFAYPIHQHHFLFMDLSFDYLYERAELL, encoded by the coding sequence ATGGATGCATTGGAAGTGATGGCAAATTTAGAACGAGTCCTACCACATTTTCAACCAATTTTTAGTGCGGACGAGCATACAGTGATAGGCTATGAAGTGTTAGGGCGATACCAAAGTGATACTAGCTGTGAGAGTTTAGGTCATTTTTTTCATAATGACGATATTCCAGACGATTTTAAAAGAGAAGTCGATCAAGTGATTATAACAAAAGCGTTAGAAAAAGCAATCGATGAGCAGTTTGAAGGGTTATTGTTTTTTAATCAATCGGCGAGATTATTAATGAGTGATCAAGGTGAACAATTACTAACTACCTTGCAACAATATGAACAAAAAGGATTTCCGTTGAGCAACATCGTGCTCGAATTGACTCAAGAAAATAATTTAGGTGAAGAAGGACAGTTAGAACACTTTATCCGTTATTTTCGAACATATGGTGTCAAGTTTGCCATTTCCAAACATGGCCAAGAGCGAATTGATTTAAAGTCCATAGCCAACCTATCACCTGATATTATTAAGATCGATTTACAAAGCCTGCGCTATGAACTTGGGAATCCGACATTTAAAGAGATTGTATACTCCCTCTCGATGTTAGCACGTAAAATAGGGGCTTCTTTACTGTTTGAAAAAATTGAAATGGAATTCCAGTTTCAGTTCGCCTGGAAAAATGGAGGAAGGTTTTATCAAGGATATTATTTACAAAAACCGCAAGAAGTATTTGTCGAAAAAGTGTTATTAAAAGACAAGTTAAAGCAACTCTGTCAAAAATTCATTACTCATGAAAAAGCAAAAATTGAAAAAGTTCAAGAATTAGCTTCAACATTAAACGACAAAATGAGTGAATTAATTCCCAAATTTAAAAAACAAGAAAAGGACTATGAGGGGTTGTTAAAGCAGTTAGCGAAAGAGTTTTCGACGATGAGCTTTCGATTCTATGTGACGGATGAAAATGGTTTCCAATTGTCCCCCAATTTATTCAAAAGTGGAAATAAGTGGGTTGTATACCCGCAATATGTAGGAAAAAACTGGAGTTGGCGCCCGTATTTTTTAGAAAACATTATGAAAATGAGGACTGACCAACGAGGAATTTTATCCGACGTATATGGTGATATAGAGACGAGTGAATTGATACGTACGTTTGCTTATCCTATTCATCAGCATCACTTTCTATTTATGGATTTGTCTTTTGACTATTTATATGAACGAGCGGAACTACTGTAG
- a CDS encoding 2,4-dienoyl-CoA reductase has translation MKDEVVIVTGGSSGMGKYMAKKFAECEARVVITGRNEERLEQAKKEIETYDGQVLTIAMDVRDPELVQQMVEQTVTHFGTIDHLVNNAAGNFICPAEDLSVNGWNAVINIVLNGTFYCSQAVGKYWIKEGIKGSILNMVATYAWNAGAGVIHSAAAKAGVLSITRTLAVEWGRKYGIRVNAIAPGPIERTGGAEKLWISEEAAKRTINSVPLGRLGTPEEIAELAYFLLSDKAAYINGECVTMDGGQWLNQYPF, from the coding sequence ATGAAAGACGAAGTAGTGATTGTAACAGGTGGTTCAAGTGGAATGGGTAAATATATGGCGAAAAAATTTGCCGAATGTGAAGCAAGAGTAGTCATTACTGGAAGAAATGAAGAACGTTTAGAACAAGCTAAAAAAGAAATTGAAACGTATGATGGTCAAGTGTTAACCATTGCGATGGATGTAAGAGATCCTGAACTTGTGCAACAAATGGTAGAGCAAACGGTTACACACTTCGGGACCATTGATCATCTCGTGAACAATGCAGCAGGGAACTTTATTTGCCCAGCTGAAGATTTATCCGTAAATGGCTGGAATGCGGTGATCAACATTGTGCTGAACGGGACATTTTATTGTTCACAAGCTGTCGGAAAGTACTGGATTAAAGAGGGAATAAAAGGAAGTATTTTAAACATGGTTGCCACGTATGCTTGGAATGCAGGGGCAGGAGTTATTCATTCCGCTGCAGCGAAAGCCGGGGTACTCTCAATCACACGTACATTAGCGGTAGAATGGGGACGAAAATACGGTATTCGCGTGAATGCGATTGCCCCAGGACCGATAGAGCGAACAGGAGGCGCGGAAAAACTGTGGATCTCTGAAGAAGCGGCCAAGCGGACCATTAACAGTGTCCCATTAGGTCGATTAGGAACACCTGAAGAAATTGCTGAGTTAGCGTATTTCTTATTATCTGATAAAGCGGCTTATATTAATGGTGAATGTGTAACAATGGATGGAGGTCAGTGGTTAAACCAATATCCTTTTTAA
- a CDS encoding glutathione S-transferase N-terminal domain-containing protein, producing MEVIVYSQPDCPPCSVVKMFLKEANIPFTEKNIKEDSRARNELIKKYKSFSTPTTIVDDEVIIGFDLEKLKKALKMETE from the coding sequence ATGGAAGTGATCGTCTACTCCCAACCAGATTGTCCTCCTTGCTCGGTGGTCAAAATGTTTTTAAAAGAGGCAAATATTCCTTTTACAGAAAAAAACATTAAAGAAGATTCCCGAGCAAGAAACGAACTTATTAAAAAATATAAATCCTTTTCTACGCCAACAACCATTGTGGACGATGAAGTCATTATCGGCTTTGATTTAGAAAAATTAAAAAAGGCTTTAAAAATGGAAACGGAATAG
- a CDS encoding MBL fold metallo-hydrolase, producing MSIMKLNDRISLIDLYDLGKPHRTGAYVIAEEELTIVETSASPSLPHLKKGLQQLGYSLKDISYIIVTHIHLDHAGGVGLLLQDCPQVKVVVHPKGARHLINPSRLEAGARAVYKEKFDELFHPIVPVPEENIVIKGDQDTLTIGKRCTLQFYDTPGHANHHFSIYDPVSNGMFTGDTAGIFYDVLQQQQGISLYLPSTSPNQFDPERMRKSIQLYKSKQLNYIYYGHFGMTKDVSTALDEVERWLNIFINVASEWFDETKGWEENVQSISHQLFAYVEEELRTIGVLVEGEWVETLKLDLHVSAMGMVDYFIRNNTKSSTK from the coding sequence ATGAGTATTATGAAACTAAATGACCGAATATCCCTCATTGATTTGTATGATCTAGGGAAGCCTCATCGTACGGGTGCTTATGTCATTGCCGAAGAGGAACTTACCATTGTAGAAACGTCAGCTAGTCCGTCGCTTCCTCATTTAAAAAAAGGACTTCAACAATTAGGTTACTCCCTTAAAGATATTTCTTACATTATTGTTACCCATATTCATTTAGACCATGCTGGTGGTGTCGGATTATTGCTACAAGATTGTCCTCAAGTAAAAGTAGTCGTCCATCCAAAAGGTGCGCGACATCTAATCAATCCTAGCCGATTGGAGGCAGGAGCACGGGCCGTCTATAAAGAAAAATTTGATGAATTATTCCACCCCATTGTTCCTGTTCCAGAAGAAAATATCGTCATTAAAGGAGATCAAGATACATTAACGATTGGTAAGCGTTGTACACTCCAATTTTATGACACACCGGGACATGCCAATCATCATTTCAGCATTTACGATCCCGTCTCTAACGGCATGTTTACCGGAGATACTGCCGGTATTTTCTATGACGTACTCCAACAACAACAAGGAATAAGCTTATACTTACCATCCACTTCACCGAATCAGTTTGACCCTGAAAGGATGCGTAAATCGATCCAACTTTACAAATCCAAACAATTGAACTACATTTATTATGGTCATTTTGGAATGACAAAAGATGTATCCACTGCCCTTGATGAAGTTGAACGTTGGTTAAACATTTTTATAAATGTAGCGAGCGAATGGTTTGATGAAACAAAAGGGTGGGAAGAGAACGTACAATCCATTTCTCACCAATTGTTTGCGTACGTGGAAGAAGAGTTACGTACAATTGGGGTATTGGTTGAAGGCGAATGGGTTGAAACGTTAAAACTCGACCTTCACGTATCGGCGATGGGAATGGTGGACTACTTCATAAGAAACAATACCAAGTCATCAACAAAATAG
- a CDS encoding DUF3993 domain-containing protein: MLKHFIIFVFLLFIVHTPTTMNAEELDDIREEVFQFVKEAFEAQVSITEKPRRLHEIRDILSPFFAAERIEAFIEENVVKVEGGYVALGTDMPPLEVVPFFRYSEKTKLIKDNDVYYVIEYMESTDGPVHFDPHYEGIQVKKTETSYVIEKIWKEQLPDHVEQKIGIGENREQTNVKYVDNQLPFVVMVADIPKKLPLFSTFVPLIG; the protein is encoded by the coding sequence ATGCTCAAACATTTTATCATATTTGTTTTCCTTCTCTTCATTGTCCATACCCCAACAACGATGAATGCCGAAGAATTGGATGATATAAGGGAGGAAGTGTTCCAGTTTGTTAAAGAAGCATTCGAAGCACAAGTTTCCATTACGGAAAAACCTCGGCGTTTACATGAAATTCGAGACATATTAAGTCCATTTTTTGCGGCTGAACGGATAGAAGCTTTTATTGAAGAAAATGTGGTAAAAGTAGAAGGCGGTTATGTTGCATTAGGGACGGACATGCCTCCCTTGGAGGTTGTTCCATTTTTTCGATATTCTGAAAAAACAAAACTTATAAAAGATAATGATGTGTATTATGTCATTGAATATATGGAATCAACGGATGGGCCTGTCCATTTTGACCCACATTATGAAGGAATACAAGTTAAAAAGACAGAGACGAGTTATGTGATTGAAAAGATTTGGAAAGAACAATTACCTGATCATGTCGAACAGAAAATAGGGATTGGTGAAAATAGAGAGCAAACAAATGTTAAATACGTAGACAATCAACTTCCTTTCGTAGTGATGGTCGCTGATATTCCCAAAAAATTACCTTTGTTTTCAACGTTTGTCCCGTTAATTGGTTAA
- a CDS encoding CBS domain-containing protein has translation MISVQTQQLLETNIADLMIPAERVAHVQIGNHLEHAMLVLTKTGYTAIPVLDVHYKLHGLISSPLIMDAILGIERIEFEKLSEKKVEEAMNKNIPRLRLNDSMKKVMSLLVDHPFLCVVNEEEVLEGIITRRELLKRLNSHIHQWNHFHS, from the coding sequence ATGATCAGTGTTCAAACACAACAATTGCTTGAAACGAATATAGCTGATTTGATGATTCCGGCAGAGCGAGTTGCTCATGTTCAAATTGGGAACCATTTAGAGCATGCCATGCTTGTATTAACCAAAACAGGTTATACAGCTATTCCTGTACTAGATGTCCATTATAAGTTGCACGGGTTAATAAGTTCTCCGTTAATTATGGATGCGATTTTAGGCATCGAGCGGATTGAGTTTGAAAAGCTTAGTGAAAAAAAGGTAGAGGAAGCAATGAACAAAAATATTCCTCGCTTACGCTTGAATGATTCCATGAAAAAAGTAATGTCCTTACTGGTAGACCATCCTTTTTTATGTGTGGTCAATGAAGAAGAGGTACTGGAAGGAATCATTACAAGACGAGAACTACTCAAGCGGTTAAATAGTCATATCCATCAGTGGAATCACTTTCATTCATAA